From the Stigmatella aurantiaca genome, the window GCAGACGTATTCCACGGCCGAGGGCTCGTGCAGTGGAATCGCCGTCGTGCGTGACGTGCTCTACGTGGCGTGCCAGCGCGGCACGCGGGTGTACCGGGAGGTCATCTCGGGCTCGAACCTCACCAACGTGACCCCGTACTTCGTCGGAACGTACGGCCGGTTGCGCACGGTCGAGCCGTCCGTGGACGGCAACCTCTGGCTCACCACGAGCAACTCGGGCGACAAGGACAGCATCCCCAACAACAGCAACGAAAAGATCTTCCGCGTGCTGCTCGGCAATTGAGCCGCCACCGCACCTTCAAAATCCCGCCACCGCGATTGGCGCCTTTCTGAACGACGGGCCGTGAGGCGGTGTGGATACTGGGCATGCGTCTGCACGCACGCAGGCGCATTGCCCGGGAGGATGGGACATGACGGCATGGATGCTCATTGGCTTGGCGTCACTCAGCACGGCGGCGGCGGAAGTACAGGTCTCCACGGCCACCTGCACGGCCACCATCACGGGGCCGCACTTCGGTCTACCGCCCAACGGCTTGATGTACTTCCACTTCACCACCACGTGTGATGTTCCGGTGGAGAGCATGACGGTGACGGGGACCATCACCGGGACGAGCGGAGGCTCCGGATCCAAGACCTGTACCAACACGAACACGTGCCGGTACACGCTGGGCATTCATGCCTCGTCGCCAGGGAGCTGGGCCTGGACCAACAGCACCGTCTACACGGGCGGGACGGTCTCGGCGACGGGCGGCATGACCTGGGGCTCTCTGGTTCAGTCACCCACTCCGTTCTGACACCGCCAGGACGAACCGCGCATAGCCAATCTCGGCCGCGTTCTTCATCAGCTCGAGATTGACCCAGGCCACGATGTCGGCAAAGGGCCTGTCCTTCAGCGGCCAGCGCGTCCGGCCGGTGGAGCGCAGGTCTTCGTCGCCGAGCTGATCGACCGAAGTGCGCCAGCCGGCATGCAGCCGTGTCAGCCAGGCGCGCACCTCCTCGGCGGTTCCAGGCCAGGACACCTGCTGCTGCTGCAGGCTGGCATCTCCGAACGAGTGGTTCTGCACCATGGACCACCAGAATCCCAGATGCCACGTCAGCCACGCGATGCTC encodes:
- a CDS encoding DinB family protein, producing the protein MANPLKDTLLGQLETAWALTRYHLEGLTTEECLRRPAQVGLHVNRGADGHWRADWPEHEGYSLGPASIAWLTWHLGFWWSMVQNHSFGDASLQQQQVSWPGTAEEVRAWLTRLHAGWRTSVDQLGDEDLRSTGRTRWPLKDRPFADIVAWVNLELMKNAAEIGYARFVLAVSERSG